From one Kwoniella dejecticola CBS 10117 chromosome 2, complete sequence genomic stretch:
- a CDS encoding superoxide dismutase [Cu-Zn], with translation MVKAIAVLKGDSSVQGVITFSQEKDGSPVTVSGDIKNLSANAERGFHIHEFGDNSNGCTSAGPHFNPHGKNHGGPESDERHVGDLGNVKTDGSGTAAVSITDKSISLFGPYSIIGRTVVVHEGTDDFGKGGHPDSLKTGNAGGRAACGVM, from the exons ATGGTCAAG GCTATCGCTGTTCTCAAGGGTGACTCTTCCGTCCAAGGTGTCATCACCTTCTctcaagagaaagatggaTCCCCAGTAACCGTTTCCGGTGAC ATCAAGAACCTCTCCGCCAACGCTGAAAGAGGTTTCCACATCCACGAGTTCGGAGACAACTCCAACGGTTGTACTTCCGCCGGTCCCCACTTCAACCCCCACGGTAAGAACCACGGTGGACCCGAGTCTGACGAGAGACACGTTGGTGATCTCG GTAACGTCAAGACCGACGGATCCGGTACCGCTGCCGTGTCCATCACCGACAagtccatctccctcttcggcCCTTACTCCATCATCGGTCGAACTGTCGTCGTTCACGAGGGTACCGATGATTTCGGAAAAGGTGGACACCCTGACTCGCTCAAGACTGGTAACGCCGGTGGCCGAGCCGCTTGTGGTGTCATGTGA